One Aegilops tauschii subsp. strangulata cultivar AL8/78 chromosome 7, Aet v6.0, whole genome shotgun sequence genomic window carries:
- the LOC109769910 gene encoding 26.2 kDa heat shock protein, mitochondrial-like, giving the protein MASAVVCKGEGAAPASLLKSGAPVAFCPLRSPAVTAALRPYNTQAKEASRYDDDDDDYSGRDLVIPSFFSQDVLDPLGAPTSMARLLSLMEDVASQIGGLSSTAGAGTSRLARWVAKEDDDAVYLKVPMPGLTKEHVEVRADKNILVIKGEGEKQPWDGDDDSAVPRYNRRIEMPAADAYKMDKIKAEMKNGVLWVTLLKVKEEERKDVFHVKVE; this is encoded by the exons atGGCCTCCGCCGTCGTTTGCAAGGGCGAGGGTGCCGCGCCGGCCAGCCTCCTCAAGTCCGGTGCTCCCGTGGCCTTCTGCCCGCTCCGCTCCCCCGCCGTCACCGCCGCCCTCCGCCCGTACAACACCCAAGCAAAGGAGGCCAGCCGCtacgatgacgacgacgacgactacAGCGGCCGCGACCTCGTCATCCCCAGCTTCTTCTCGCAGG ACGTGCTCGACCCGCTCGGCGCGCCGACCAGCATGGCCCGTCTGCTGTCTCTCATGGAGGACGTCGCATCTCAGATCGGCGGCCTCTCCTCCACTGCTGGGGCTGGGACCTCGCGGCTCGCACGCTGGGTGGCCAAGGAGGACGACGACGCGGTGTACCTCAAGGTGCCGATGCCGGGGCTGACCAAGGAGCACGTGGAGGTGCGCGCGGACAAGAACATCCTGGTGATCAAGGGCGAGGGCGAGAAGCAGCCCTGGGACGGCGACGACGACTCCGCGGTGCCGAGGTACAACCGCCGCATCGAGATGCCCGCTGCTGACGCGTACAAGATGGACAAGATCAAGGCCGAGATGAAGAATGGCGTGCTCTGGGTCACCCTGCTCAAGGTCAAGGAGGAGGAGCGCAAGGACGTCTTCCACGTCAAGGTCGAGTAG